The Paenibacillus tianjinensis genome has a window encoding:
- a CDS encoding family 43 glycosylhydrolase has translation MIAHQKEERNYILCYTRLPQEDMVYAPKLAHSMHLAYCSDGLLFQELNHNSGVLFARATENEDGTLRAKSLKNPYLFHTSEGNFGVIAVRTEAEGEADAESKGKVLLFSSVDLLQYNEVGLLELKADTFVSDVSCEYDTGRKGYLIRWIDELGNGYQNFIADIMSMKDISAPEAAQPFTLDTVLSDIEGILPRNYIPVSKDIARRLYCKLTVPTNIAIEVPDRVRAASESDLQEIRATALYSDGTKALKRVDWNTDEIDWEQAGTYRISGEVHQDHYPFPIAFDRADPCIAKWKGKYYFIATNDADQNHTLYMREADTIPGLVDAEEALILDSNTYEQIGGLLWAPEFHIIEDELYIFHAATPGEFLYEESHVMKLRPEGNPMCAADWSMPKRVVKNDGTYLCEAGKTISLDMTVIQWNGEYYAAWSERQFVPVDLGAWIYIARIDPQEPWKLTSDPVLLTKPDYGWANNHTFVDEGPFALYTDEKLFLTFASAAVDATYVVGLLTADKGADLLDIRSWTKGNYPLLTSRSVPGEYGPGHNSYVTDEDGVIWNAYHARPGIDGPRSSGIRRVHFDIDGVPVLDLTEDKDLNRELKKVTIEVTVS, from the coding sequence ATGATAGCACATCAAAAGGAAGAGCGGAATTATATCCTTTGCTATACCCGGTTACCGCAGGAGGATATGGTGTATGCTCCGAAACTGGCGCACAGCATGCATTTGGCCTATTGCAGCGACGGGCTTCTTTTTCAGGAATTAAACCATAATTCGGGGGTTCTATTCGCCAGAGCGACAGAGAACGAGGATGGCACACTCCGGGCCAAGAGCCTGAAGAATCCGTATCTGTTTCACACCTCCGAGGGGAATTTCGGGGTGATTGCAGTCCGTACGGAGGCGGAAGGCGAAGCCGATGCAGAGAGCAAGGGGAAAGTGCTGCTGTTCTCCTCTGTTGATTTGCTGCAGTACAACGAAGTTGGACTGCTGGAGCTTAAGGCAGATACCTTTGTAAGCGATGTCTCCTGCGAATACGATACCGGCCGGAAAGGCTATCTGATCCGCTGGATCGATGAGCTGGGGAACGGCTATCAGAATTTTATAGCCGATATCATGAGCATGAAGGATATCTCCGCACCGGAAGCGGCACAGCCCTTTACTCTAGACACAGTGCTTTCCGATATTGAAGGGATTCTGCCGCGCAACTACATCCCGGTATCCAAGGATATAGCCCGCAGGCTCTACTGTAAGCTTACGGTTCCGACCAACATTGCCATTGAAGTTCCGGACCGCGTGAGAGCGGCATCGGAATCGGATTTGCAAGAGATCCGGGCGACGGCTCTGTACAGCGACGGCACCAAAGCACTGAAGAGAGTGGACTGGAATACGGATGAAATCGATTGGGAGCAGGCGGGGACCTATAGAATTTCCGGTGAAGTTCATCAGGATCATTATCCGTTTCCAATTGCGTTCGACCGTGCAGACCCCTGCATTGCCAAATGGAAAGGAAAATATTATTTCATTGCCACGAACGATGCAGACCAAAATCACACGTTATATATGCGGGAAGCCGATACGATCCCTGGGCTGGTAGATGCCGAGGAAGCACTGATTCTGGATTCGAATACCTATGAGCAGATCGGCGGGCTGCTGTGGGCGCCGGAATTCCATATCATTGAGGATGAACTTTATATCTTTCATGCGGCAACACCAGGTGAGTTCCTGTATGAAGAGTCGCATGTCATGAAGCTGCGGCCAGAAGGGAATCCGATGTGCGCTGCTGACTGGTCGATGCCTAAGCGTGTAGTAAAGAATGATGGTACATATTTGTGTGAAGCGGGCAAGACGATTTCCCTCGATATGACCGTAATACAATGGAACGGAGAGTATTACGCCGCATGGTCGGAGCGCCAGTTCGTGCCTGTCGATCTTGGAGCCTGGATCTATATTGCCAGAATCGACCCGCAGGAGCCGTGGAAGCTGACCAGTGATCCGGTGCTTTTGACAAAACCCGATTACGGGTGGGCCAATAATCATACCTTTGTAGATGAAGGACCGTTCGCTCTCTACACCGATGAGAAGTTATTCTTGACCTTTGCCAGCGCGGCGGTGGATGCAACCTATGTTGTGGGTCTCTTGACGGCTGACAAGGGTGCGGATTTGCTGGATATCCGCAGCTGGACCAAAGGCAATTACCCGCTGCTGACCTCCAGAAGTGTACCGGGGGAATATGGACCGGGCCACAATTCCTATGTGACCGATGAGGATGGAGTCATTTGGAATGCTTACCATGCAAGACCGGGGATTGACGGACCCAGAAGTTCCGGCATCCGCCGCGTGCATTTTGACATTGACGGTGTTCCAGTCCTGGATCTGACAGAGGATAAGGATCTGAACCGGGAGCTGAAAAAGGTAACTATAGAAGTAACCGTGAGTTAA
- a CDS encoding carboxylesterase/lipase family protein, with amino-acid sequence MLREVRVESGIVQGLPAADPRITSFKGIPFAAPPVGENRWRAPQPVPHWEGKLKAFDFAPISMQAPTVIDVNNIYTREWSVDPDLPMDEDCLYLNVWTPAHSSGEKLPVFVWYFGGGLQVGHTAEMEFDGERIARRGVVVVTVNYRLNVFGFLSHAEITAESPGAPANFGHLDQQAGTQWVKRNIAAFGGDPDQITIGGQSAGGASVMSQLTSPQNEGLFQRAVVMSGVFTPLYPGNAMPPLDRTLRQAEAEGAAFFEFIGVSTLEEARKLDAVYIRDKMLEYGHFWGTVIDQVYCPGNPYDLFLKGQHHKVPVMLGNTSSEFMSAPGAGTVEEFRAMAVEMFGGEAEVYLKLCAFDTGNLEEMIQKASVNNIEYAARVAIKANSDSGSGVPMYYYNFDADIPGWDDPGTFHSVDLWFHFETLAKCWRPFVGKHYDLARQMCNYLAYFIGTGDPNGKDSTGEELPLWKPCTPEMPYGMVFADQAVPMEEPPGEVMQFLVEQYFNRQAIHTERNER; translated from the coding sequence ATGTTAAGAGAAGTACGTGTTGAAAGCGGTATTGTTCAAGGACTGCCGGCAGCTGATCCGCGTATCACCAGCTTTAAGGGAATTCCGTTTGCAGCCCCGCCTGTAGGAGAGAACCGCTGGCGTGCTCCCCAGCCTGTACCACACTGGGAAGGAAAATTGAAAGCGTTTGATTTTGCCCCGATTTCGATGCAGGCCCCGACTGTTATAGATGTGAATAATATTTATACCCGCGAATGGTCGGTCGATCCCGATCTTCCCATGGATGAGGACTGCCTTTATCTGAACGTCTGGACACCGGCCCATAGCTCGGGTGAGAAGCTCCCTGTCTTTGTATGGTATTTTGGCGGAGGACTTCAGGTTGGCCATACAGCGGAAATGGAGTTTGACGGTGAACGTATTGCCCGCAGGGGGGTTGTCGTTGTGACCGTGAATTACCGCCTGAACGTGTTTGGCTTCCTGAGCCATGCCGAGATCACTGCCGAATCCCCCGGTGCTCCCGCGAATTTCGGACATCTGGATCAACAGGCGGGCACGCAGTGGGTGAAGCGCAATATCGCTGCTTTTGGCGGAGACCCTGACCAAATCACAATAGGGGGACAATCGGCCGGCGGCGCAAGTGTGATGAGCCAACTAACCTCGCCGCAGAATGAAGGATTGTTTCAGCGGGCCGTGGTTATGAGCGGCGTCTTTACTCCGCTGTATCCCGGCAACGCGATGCCTCCGCTAGACCGTACCCTAAGGCAGGCTGAAGCGGAGGGAGCAGCCTTCTTTGAATTCATAGGGGTGTCTACTCTGGAAGAGGCCCGCAAGCTGGATGCCGTATATATCCGCGATAAAATGCTGGAATACGGCCACTTCTGGGGAACGGTCATAGACCAGGTGTACTGTCCCGGTAATCCGTATGACCTTTTTCTGAAGGGGCAGCACCACAAGGTCCCGGTCATGCTGGGAAATACCTCTTCCGAATTTATGAGCGCTCCAGGTGCAGGCACCGTGGAGGAATTCAGAGCCATGGCTGTTGAAATGTTTGGCGGGGAAGCCGAAGTGTATCTTAAGCTATGCGCCTTTGATACAGGAAATCTGGAGGAAATGATCCAAAAAGCTTCCGTGAATAATATTGAATATGCGGCCCGTGTTGCCATCAAGGCCAATAGTGATTCCGGCAGCGGTGTTCCGATGTACTATTACAATTTTGATGCGGACATTCCGGGCTGGGATGATCCCGGAACCTTCCACTCGGTGGATCTGTGGTTCCACTTCGAAACGCTGGCCAAATGCTGGCGGCCTTTTGTGGGCAAGCATTATGATCTTGCCCGCCAGATGTGCAATTATTTGGCCTATTTCATTGGCACGGGCGATCCGAACGGCAAAGATTCGACTGGCGAGGAATTGCCTCTCTGGAAACCGTGTACGCCGGAAATGCCTTACGGCATGGTGTTTGCAGACCAGGCAGTGCCGATGGAGGAGCCTCCGGGTGAGGTCATGCAATTTCTGGTTGAGCAATATTTCAATCGGCAAGCCATCCATACAGAGAGGAATGAGCGGTAA
- a CDS encoding alpha/beta hydrolase: protein MNESYRKYTIQTAGYDTERDGIVRGEIHTIEYPSRAVGSTRKAMVYTPPGYSAEQAYSVLYLLHGIGGDETEWYNHGKPQIILDNLYADQMLKPMIVVLPNGRAMLNDRAEGDIFAPDKIQAFETFESDLLHDLIPYIEMNYSVLTDRMHRAIAGLSMGGGQSLNIGLSNLDRFAWIGAFSPAPNTKLPELLLPEPQKTAELLSLLFISCGDLDSLKNVSDRTHAYLSQHSVPHIWVEENGDHDWPVWKNGLYQFSKLIF, encoded by the coding sequence ATGAACGAGAGTTATCGGAAGTATACGATACAAACAGCCGGATATGATACGGAGAGGGATGGCATTGTGCGGGGAGAAATTCATACTATTGAATATCCCTCCAGAGCGGTTGGCAGCACCCGGAAGGCAATGGTATATACGCCACCCGGTTATTCCGCAGAACAGGCGTACAGCGTCTTGTATCTGCTGCACGGGATTGGCGGAGATGAGACAGAATGGTACAACCACGGCAAGCCCCAGATCATTCTGGATAATCTGTATGCGGATCAAATGCTGAAGCCTATGATTGTTGTACTTCCGAACGGGCGGGCGATGCTGAATGACCGGGCGGAAGGAGATATTTTTGCTCCTGACAAGATCCAGGCCTTCGAAACCTTCGAATCGGATTTGCTCCATGATCTTATCCCTTATATTGAAATGAATTATTCGGTCTTGACGGACCGGATGCACCGTGCCATTGCCGGATTATCCATGGGCGGAGGGCAATCTCTGAATATTGGTCTGAGCAATCTGGACCGTTTCGCCTGGATCGGGGCGTTCTCTCCGGCTCCTAATACGAAGCTGCCTGAGCTGCTGCTCCCGGAACCTCAGAAGACTGCAGAGCTACTAAGTCTGCTCTTTATATCGTGCGGGGATCTGGACAGTCTTAAGAATGTCAGCGACCGGACGCATGCGTATTTGTCGCAGCATTCCGTGCCGCATATCTGGGTGGAAGAAAACGGCGACCATGATTGGCCGGTCTGGAAGAACGGCTTATATCAGTTCTCGAAGCTTATTTTTTAG
- a CDS encoding type 2 periplasmic-binding domain-containing protein, with the protein MNRNNKLARKSSMLLGTTLLLVTTALSGCSGNSNNASTATGSPDPGTATESSSPGTGIDHSKPLTITVFDNAANYQGEQTGWYGKLIKDKFNITLNILSPQVAGDQLYKTRSASGDLGDLLIIDNSQLEELIPAGMIMDITDKIKNTEYLSKYVDNHFKPFNAAFQHINPDGKIYALPTFTSDTSPTTFSEELPYSSPLMPWDYYKGIGAPKLNNLTDLLNALKQMQEKYPKTPDGKPIVPITLWKDWDNGSMENVRWLSNWYGYEQPDGTSTIQLNAKGDIVPLVDDNSMYKKILKFYFDANQMGLVDQDSPSQDWNKVAEKLTNKQVLLLWYSWQRGFYNTIERGNKGDGNVAIPIADTHIIQNSDAYFGNGRVFAVGSKAKDPDRIIEFMDWLCSPEGLRYYTNGFEGFNYEKTADGKFKLTPVGQTAFQDNTPVPEEYGGGGYQDGQSKINTMIMSDFVVDPDTKEFYNNTYWSSTIEANKTVLTTEWQKTYNATTPTEYYQKNNMIDIVPNINTSLGSDSSDIKNKRSQISDYVKNTSWKMIFAKDQAEFDKLWTKLKDDVVGLGWNDVLAVDTERAQKIVKMRADAVANK; encoded by the coding sequence ATGAACAGAAACAATAAGCTGGCAAGAAAATCCTCAATGCTGCTTGGCACCACCTTGCTTCTGGTAACAACAGCATTGAGCGGATGTAGCGGTAATTCTAACAATGCGAGTACAGCAACGGGATCACCCGATCCGGGTACTGCAACCGAGTCATCCAGTCCAGGTACAGGGATCGACCACAGCAAACCGCTGACCATTACCGTATTTGACAACGCGGCAAATTACCAGGGGGAGCAGACCGGATGGTACGGAAAGCTGATCAAGGATAAGTTCAATATCACCTTAAATATTCTGTCTCCACAGGTTGCCGGCGATCAGCTATACAAGACTAGATCGGCATCGGGAGATCTGGGAGACCTCCTGATTATTGATAACAGTCAGCTGGAGGAATTGATTCCGGCAGGTATGATTATGGATATCACGGATAAGATCAAGAATACGGAGTACTTGTCCAAATATGTAGACAATCACTTCAAGCCTTTCAATGCTGCATTCCAACACATCAATCCGGATGGCAAGATTTATGCGCTGCCGACTTTTACATCGGACACTTCCCCGACAACCTTCTCGGAAGAACTCCCTTACTCCAGTCCGCTTATGCCTTGGGACTATTACAAGGGGATAGGAGCTCCCAAGCTGAACAATCTGACCGATCTTCTGAATGCATTGAAGCAGATGCAGGAGAAATATCCTAAGACACCTGACGGCAAACCGATCGTTCCGATTACCTTGTGGAAGGACTGGGACAACGGTAGTATGGAAAATGTCCGCTGGCTCAGTAACTGGTATGGTTATGAACAGCCGGACGGAACCTCGACCATACAATTAAATGCAAAAGGCGATATTGTTCCTCTCGTTGACGACAACAGTATGTACAAAAAAATCCTCAAGTTCTATTTTGACGCCAATCAGATGGGGCTGGTGGACCAGGACTCACCTTCCCAGGACTGGAATAAAGTCGCTGAAAAGCTGACTAACAAACAGGTTCTGCTCTTATGGTATTCATGGCAAAGAGGCTTCTACAATACCATTGAAAGAGGCAATAAAGGTGACGGCAATGTTGCCATTCCGATTGCTGATACTCATATTATCCAGAATAGTGATGCCTACTTCGGGAACGGAAGAGTATTTGCTGTAGGTTCAAAAGCAAAGGATCCGGACAGAATTATTGAATTCATGGATTGGCTGTGCTCTCCTGAAGGCCTGCGCTACTATACCAATGGATTTGAAGGCTTCAACTACGAAAAGACAGCCGACGGCAAGTTTAAGCTAACACCTGTAGGCCAAACCGCCTTCCAGGATAACACCCCCGTTCCTGAAGAATACGGCGGCGGCGGATATCAAGACGGACAGAGTAAGATCAACACTATGATTATGAGCGACTTTGTGGTAGATCCGGATACGAAAGAATTCTACAACAACACTTATTGGAGCTCAACCATAGAAGCAAACAAGACAGTTCTGACTACGGAATGGCAGAAAACTTATAATGCAACCACTCCGACAGAATACTATCAGAAAAACAATATGATCGATATCGTGCCAAATATTAATACAAGTCTCGGGTCGGACTCCTCGGACATTAAGAATAAACGGAGCCAGATCTCGGATTATGTGAAGAACACCTCCTGGAAAATGATATTCGCCAAGGACCAGGCAGAATTCGATAAGCTCTGGACCAAGCTGAAGGACGATGTGGTCGGTCTCGGCTGGAATGATGTCCTTGCCGTAGATACGGAAAGAGCACAAAAAATTGTTAAAATGCGTGCCGATGCAGTCGCAAACAAATAA